AGGGTACTTGTTGACGGCCGATTTTCCCACCGGCGGATCTGTTAAAAAAGGGGATCACCTGTTCAAGCTCGACGGTCAATCGTACGAGGCCGAGCTGAGCAAGGCCAAGGCCGAGTCACAACGCGCCCAAGCGTATGCGGATCGTAATAAGAACGAATTCGAAGCCTACAACCAGGCGAAAAATAAGGGCGCGGAAGGTGTGACGGAGCTGATGCTGCAAAGCAAACGGTCGGACTGGGTCGAGGCAAAGGCCTCGTGGGCGTCGGCACAGGCCGATATCGAGATCGCGCAGATCAACGTCAATTACACCAACCTGACGGCGCCGATCGCGGGACGGCTGAGCCGGCCGGCCGTCGACGTGGGAAACCTGGTTACGGCCAACCAGACCACGTTGGCGACGTTGGCGACGGTTGATCCGCTCGTGGTCCATTTCACCATGAGCTTCGACGCGTATGCGCGGCTTAGGCAGGCCATCCGCGACGGTGGGCTTAAATTATCGGAGATTCCCGTTGGAATCTCCACATCGAATGACGCCGGCTTTCATGATAGCGCCAAGCTCGAATCGTTAGAGGGTGATACCGTGATGAGCGGGCAGGTACGCGTGCGGGCCACGCTGCCCAACCCTGACATGATGCTTCTGCCGGGGCTGTCCCCTCTTGTCCGCGTTGCGACCAGCAAGCCCTACCCAGCGCTGCTCGTCCCGATGGATGCAGTGCCCCAGTTTGATCAAAATGGGCACGGATATGTGCTTGTCGTGAATGAGCAAAATATCGTTGTCAAGCGCGATGTGATATTGGGAACGATGGAAGGGAAATTCCACGTCGTTCGCAGCGGTCTCAAGCCAAACGATTGGGTTGTCCTCGAAGCGGCCAAACTGGGTTTGGAATTGGGCGGTAAGATCGAGACGACACAGACATCGTTAAAGCCATAACGTTGTGGCGGCGCCACAGAAGATAGTTGCGTTACGCCTCGCGGCGGCCGTACAATCTCGGGAATGAGTGCGATCACGATTCTAGGCGGCGCCCGCCGGGCGTGCGCAGGTCCGACCAGGCGCGAAACGCTGAAGGCGGGAGCGCTGTCCCTGTTGGGCGGGCTCTTCAACACGCCGTCTCTTTTGGCACTCGAAAACTCGACCACCATCAAACTGCGGCCGGCACGGGCCAAGAGTGTCGTGCTGCTTTATTTGCAGGGTGGTCCCCCCACACAGGACATGTGGGATCTGAAGCCGCGCGCGAGCGGCGGTGTCGGCGGCGAGTTCAAGCCCATCGCCACGAGTGCCTCGGGAGTCGAGATTGGCGAACTGCTGCCGTTATCGGCTCGCTGGATGCACAAGTCGTCGATCGTGCGCAGCGTCTATCACAACGGCGGTTGCCACAAGAACCTGCCGATGTACACCGGCTATGACGTAAACCTGCCCGATGAGGAGTTTCGCGACAGCGATCCGCCCAGCATGGGTTCGGTATGTTCGTACCTGGCGCGCGATCAGCAGCAGGAGTTGCCGACCTATGCCTATCTGCCGTGCGCCTTGGGCTGGGGCGAAGTTCGCAAGAAGGCCGGCCCGCATGGCGGATTTTTGGGGCGCCGCTACGATCCGTTTTGCACCGAGTGTACGGCGTACGTCGAAAATCCGCCGGACGACATTTGGCAACCGCAAGTCGTGCGTGGCGAGCCGCGTCTGACCGACACGGTATTACTGGACGGAATTACGCTGGATCGACTCAACGAGCGTCGGCGATTGGTCGAACAGTTCGACGACCAGTTTCGCACCAGCGAAGCCGAACGGGACTTGGGGAATTTCCCACGCGAACAGCGGCTGGCATACGAAATGCTGACGTCGGCCAAGGTACGCGAAGCCTTCGACCTGAGCCGCGAGGATGACAAGACTCGCGACCGTTACGGCCGGACGCTATTCGGCTCGTCGACGTTGCTGGCCCGCCGCCTGGTCGAACGCGGCGTGCAGTTCGTCAACGTGAGTTGGGACAACTTCTCGAAGCGATTCGAGGTCTCGAAGGCCGCTTGGGACACGCATCAGCGCAATTTTCCGATGCTCCGCGAGACGTTGCTCCCCAGCTTCGATCAGACCTATTCGGCATTTATCGAAGACCTCGACGCGCGCGGACTTTTAGACGAGACGTTGGTCGTGACGATGGGCGAGATGGGGCGCACCCCCAAGATCAACGCGCTGGGGGGCCGCGACCATTGGACGTTTTGCTACTCGGTATTGCTGGCCGGCGCCGGCATCCGCGGCGGGACGATCTATGGCGCTTCGGACGAGCAGGCGGCGTTCGTCAAGGACAAGCCGGTACACATCCGTGACATCTGCGCGACGATCTATCATCTGCTGGGCATT
Above is a window of Pirellulales bacterium DNA encoding:
- a CDS encoding efflux RND transporter periplasmic adaptor subunit; the protein is MSEQEFELYLKLLARCLRLTPGQRDQIADELRDHLQERLEELVRSGLSRDQAVVQALDEFGDASVLAAHFTTIAQWRRRKLFMRLSLGSVAALTIVLFGAMAFWPDNATVQGPNHVIGETTVPGDDVADSFKVKVAQPIAREVADSVISNGLLEPSQSVEIRARVTGYLLTADFPTGGSVKKGDHLFKLDGQSYEAELSKAKAESQRAQAYADRNKNEFEAYNQAKNKGAEGVTELMLQSKRSDWVEAKASWASAQADIEIAQINVNYTNLTAPIAGRLSRPAVDVGNLVTANQTTLATLATVDPLVVHFTMSFDAYARLRQAIRDGGLKLSEIPVGISTSNDAGFHDSAKLESLEGDTVMSGQVRVRATLPNPDMMLLPGLSPLVRVATSKPYPALLVPMDAVPQFDQNGHGYVLVVNEQNIVVKRDVILGTMEGKFHVVRSGLKPNDWVVLEAAKLGLELGGKIETTQTSLKP
- a CDS encoding DUF1501 domain-containing protein yields the protein MSAITILGGARRACAGPTRRETLKAGALSLLGGLFNTPSLLALENSTTIKLRPARAKSVVLLYLQGGPPTQDMWDLKPRASGGVGGEFKPIATSASGVEIGELLPLSARWMHKSSIVRSVYHNGGCHKNLPMYTGYDVNLPDEEFRDSDPPSMGSVCSYLARDQQQELPTYAYLPCALGWGEVRKKAGPHGGFLGRRYDPFCTECTAYVENPPDDIWQPQVVRGEPRLTDTVLLDGITLDRLNERRRLVEQFDDQFRTSEAERDLGNFPREQRLAYEMLTSAKVREAFDLSREDDKTRDRYGRTLFGSSTLLARRLVERGVQFVNVSWDNFSKRFEVSKAAWDTHQRNFPMLRETLLPSFDQTYSAFIEDLDARGLLDETLVVTMGEMGRTPKINALGGRDHWTFCYSVLLAGAGIRGGTIYGASDEQAAFVKDKPVHIRDICATIYHLLGIDPAMPVFDRADRPVPVAQGGSAITELLA